In Ignavibacteria bacterium, the sequence GGTGGATTTGAAATGGCATTTATTAATTCTGCAAGAGAGAGATTAGTTTTCCTCTTCCAATAATGTTCAATAATGTTTGATATAAGAATTGTCTCTTTGCTCTTGATCGGATCTGCATCCACTCCGATCAAATTCAAAAGTGCAGAGCTTACTCCCAAAATACTCTCTCTCAATGAATATTCATCATTAAGAATCTTTTCCGACGGTGCATTCAGCGAACTCAGTACTGAAATCTGTTTGCCGGCATCGCTTGCAGACGTGTAAATTTCTGTTACGACGGAATCCATTAACTTTTTAATTCTGCTTGGTTCTTGATTCCATTTTGCAAGACCTTCTTTCCAGTCATTTGCTTTTTTTGAAGCGAGTTCATCGAGAGAAATTCCTTTTCGTGAAGCTTCTTCCTCGCTAATCCAATCTTTGAAGTCATTTGCTCGAAGTTCAGGAAATGTAAGCATCAAATTTGAAAGGTCGCCTTTTGGATCGATGATAAGTGCAGGAATTTTATCGATAGCAGCTTCTTCCAACAATCCGATGCAAAGTCCGGTTTTTCCGCTGCCGGTCATACCGACACACATTGCGTGCGTAGTTAAATCTTTTGAATCGTAAAGAATAAAATTGTCTGTCAGCTTTTTTTTCTTTTGGTCATATTCTTTGCCGAGGTAAAACACTCCAAGTTTTTCATAATCGATCATATTGAAATCCTTTCACGTTCTGTTTTTTAGCTGAGCTTTGTATTTTAATTGCACTTTATAATCTAAAAAATTATTGCCACAAAGACTCTAAGGCACTAAGATTCACAAAGAAGTTTTAAATATCTCTTTGTGTCTTTTTGCCTTTGTGGCATTGTAATACTTCTTTTTCATCAGTAATAACTTGTACTGAGCTTGCCGAAGTATCAGCTTCATATGTGGCACTTGCCTGCCAACGGCGGATCTGTTTGCTATTGTAATGCTTCTCACTTATAATTCACAAACTGAGTCGGAAATTCCAAGTCTGCGTCACGTATCATTTTAATTACGGTTTGCAGATCGTCTATATTTTTCCCGCTTACTCGAACTTGCTCATCTTGAATTGCGGATGTTACTTTAAGCTTCGAATCTTTAATCATTTTCGTAATTAATCTCGCTTTGTCTTTATCAATTCCGGATTGCAATAATATCTTCTGCTTTACTTCACCCGAAGCCGCCGGCTCAATCTCGTTATACTTCAATGCTTTCAGCGAGACGCTTCTTTTCACCAGCTTGTTCTGGAGTATATCAACGCATGCCTTTAGCGGAAATTCATCCTTTGAATGAACCATCAAAAACATTTCTTTCTTATTAAACTCGATTGACGAGTTTGTATCTCGCAAATCATACCGCTGCTTTATTTCTTTGTTTGCCATGTTAACGGCATTATCGACTTCCATTGCATCGACCTTTGAGACAATATCCATAGAATGCTGTGCCATTGATCTCCTTTTTATGTGAAAGTTAAGAAATAAGTTGGTGCAGTTCAAAACAGAACGGTATTGGTTAATGGTTAATCCCGCCAGAACTCGCCTGTTGCAAACAGGGAAGGCAAGCGTTAATGGTTAATTGTGAAAATATAAGTGAATTATCAAAACTGAATGAGACTCTTGACTAA encodes:
- a CDS encoding YajQ family cyclic di-GMP-binding protein translates to MAQHSMDIVSKVDAMEVDNAVNMANKEIKQRYDLRDTNSSIEFNKKEMFLMVHSKDEFPLKACVDILQNKLVKRSVSLKALKYNEIEPAASGEVKQKILLQSGIDKDKARLITKMIKDSKLKVTSAIQDEQVRVSGKNIDDLQTVIKMIRDADLEFPTQFVNYK